The Glycine soja cultivar W05 chromosome 15, ASM419377v2, whole genome shotgun sequence region TCTCATGCCATTGTGTTTATTAGTGCAATAATGGagttttttttgtgtaattaaCTACATTATATCTCAATATAGTTGTTTCTAATAAGCACACTAAATAAAAATAGGCGTGGCTCTCTTAGTCATGTCAGGCATAGGAGAGACTTGTTGAGGTTTATTGAGTTCTAGAGGATACCACTCAATAAATAGGTTCCTTgtggttttcattttcaatataaaCAATATTGTTGCTACTATCTGATAAGAACCTTAGGAGAATCATATCACAAAAAGCTAGTTAAATGTCTGGCTATGTGATTTATTCAATTCCTTCCTGATCAAGTtggatcttcttcttttttctattccttgttttttttttagtttgagaTATTTCTATACTCATTATTATTGCTTCTCATTCAGGTTGCAAACTTCCTATTTCCTACTTCTCTTAAAGATTATTCTCTGCTTGAGGTTGAGACTTGCTTGAAAGCTCTTGAAGCACTTGAGATAACAAGGATGAACTTTCTTGCTCTGGTGAACTTTCTTGCTCTGTTTTCTTgaatatccaaaaaaaaagttagtttgctcaaattttattttccaatatCACAATTTATTAATATGATGGCCATGTAGGTCTGTATcaactttttatgttttcaataatatttatctaataTGTCCCATACTCATTTTCAGAAGCAGGGAGGAAATGATTTCTTACTGATTCATTTATCATTTAAGTTAATTGTGATTTGTATCTTACCATTGGAATTGTCCTTGTAATTATtaggaaaattatttcatttactcAGAAAGCTAAGTGCAGTGAGAAAGTGGTTTCAAATGTTTGATATTGCTTGAAACTTAGtggtttcattttaaaatttcatttggaACCCACCTTGGCATGGGTGACTTTTACCTGCAGACATAGTGTTTTCTTTTTGGGTCATTGGTCgggttttcattttcttttttgaccttatctaatttttgttttccattGACCAAATGTCACTTAAATGAATAACAACATTATATGAATTACAATTCTTTCAAACTTGTCATAGGACATAAAATGCTGCATAAGTTTTCTTGTTCCCTTTTCAAATATTTGCCTTGTAATAACCTTGCTTCCATCATGTAATATGTGGTTCAcaagtttaatatattttcattattgacaaaaaaaacccTTGTAGCTTAAACATTTTTGGCATATTATCTAGTTAGATTCATCTGATATCATGTTTGAGTTTGAATGGGAATGCTTTTCCAGTCTACTTCACATCCTTTTATGGTGTGTGTGCACTTTATCTATATTAGACTATTAACCATTCCAAACTCTTAGTAATATTGATCATAGCTCACTTGAGGACTTTGAGAAGtttataaatctaaaaatatttcaaaattaaggtAATGGCCTAATGGGCTGACATGCATAACTTATTGGCTAAAATCTAGTTTTATAATTCTCAATATGGTCTCACTGATTTGCAGGTAAAGCAATTTCAAAATTCTGTGCCAAGTATCCATACCTACAGCTGCTTAAGAGTGAAACTTACTTAGCTGGAGATTTAGGCACATCTTTATAGAAATCTTTTCTCaggtaattttgtttgtttttcttgagTTTTCATAATCTTACTGGATGCCATTAAAAGTCAGGGGATGGATGGGATTAGGGTAGATGTCCTTCATTTGTAAAAGCTAATTTGGCTTGGGCTCAACCCTGTGGTACATGTTCAACTTTTGCACCAAATGATTTACCTTATTTTTCTACTTTATATGCCCCGGGGGAGATTTGACATCATGGTCTCTTCAAGATATAAATATAGTTGGAAACCAAGATTCAGGTACttattaacaatttaaaaacatttttcttctcctttctaaGTTCCTTGTTTCTTGTGAGTTGTTGATGTTTTAAAACTTCTCCTATCATCTCTTCATTTTTTGGTAGCCTTTATGCTTGTTAAAAGATTAGAAATGTTACCAACTAAACTAAAAGTCATATTCagaataatgattatttttactGGTAACAATTAAATGAACATTTTATTGGGCTTTTGAGGAGGTTACAATTCaagaaacattttattttacttgcACCACCAGTGCTTTCTTCTCTAACTTATTCCATTGTTCTAATTGCATGTTAGAAAGGTTTCAATGTATGGAATTTAAGCTTGtagtaaatatattaaaagttctTAAATTTAAGCTGAGcatttttactttttgattaatttatcatcaaatgtaaatctaatattaaaaaaagtccATTTACCCAAGGATTGTTCAAACTTAGGTAAATTTAACTTTAGTTTACAATACGTACTCatggttaaattttattttagtgattttaatttaatctttataaattatttagataTGTTATGTGATATGTCACTTAAATAGTTATTGAAGCAATACATATGatttgttatatattatattatttcatgaataattcttttttattatgtagAAAAAagcatagatttttttttaaaagacattcTTTTTTCTAATAGTGACAACAAGATGTCATTTATAAGGACTTTACACACTCAAATTAGTACATGTTAAAAAagcaaatgataaataaatagttacTAGGTATATATGTAGTTACATGCCTTTATCATGCAAATGGTAGGGGTATATATAATGGTACGTTCGTTGATCCTATATAAGTGGAATGATAAGGGAGAATATCAATTTGTTATTGAGgttctttgtggtggtggagtGATAATGGATCTTTTTTGTTCGAAAGGGATATCCTTTGAGACCAGGGAGTACCCTTTAGTTGGTCTGGGGCAAGTGTCATGTAGTTAGGGATCTACTTATTGACCAATCCAAACCTGTGTTGGACCAAGTTTATATTAGTTGCCTGTTACGTATATGTTTTGTCGTTAAAAATGTTTTGCGcaaattttaatacaaattcaacaaataaaaataaaaataagaatctcaatttgttgacaaaattaattttatctgaaAACCAATCATATACCAAGTTATTGAGAAACCCTACGAACATGTTTTTTTGGTTCATAAACAAAACgatgtttctatttttgttcagACGCGGACCACTCACATGACACTATTAATGGTTCAGGACTTCAGGCCCGTTCACATTCGCGAAAAACAAAACgatgtttctatttttgttcagACGCGGACCACTCACATGACACTATTAATGGTTCAGGACTTCAGGCCCGTTCACATTCGCGAAAAACGATCCATTGTGAGTTTTGGGCTTTGAAGCactaaaatactaaaaattgaGTTGCCAACTGACAAAGTTTCACAGTAGACACCATCGAAATTTCTttcttgtttatatttttttttccctagGTGGAAGTGATGAAGATTTTGAAAGTAAGTGATGGTATCTCAGTATCTCCTAAATTTCTggacaaatattaaaatattattttttggcgGAAATCAAGAACTGTATCTTTAAAATgcagtattttatttattcatcttATATGCAGAATGCAGTCCTTGTGTCAAAGAAATTCAGCCAAATATTTCCTTTgaaatttttacattattaaatttAGTTAGATACGGTAGTTAAACaatgaaaacttaaaaataattcttaatttgATTTACAATAACTAATATAGAGTCATTATTTTGATTTCACTTGAGTGATTAAGTTGATAGCACAGAAAATTTAATAGCCAAATTAACATAAAGTAAAACACTGAAATACTAAAAACAATAgtttaatatttcttattttaagtacgttataaaaaaatattaattcaaatgaataattaatttaatattattgttaaaatgtatgtctaattagtaatttaagaaaataagataTTACATGTATAACATTTTGGCATGCGTTGCCTGTTGGTAGCTGATTCACTGAAATTTATAGTTACAGaatatattaatgattaatgaaTGTTCAGAATTAAGAatgtatgattttgaaattgtgTTAGTGTTATGAGATATATAATGTGCTAGTGTTATGAGTTCAATAAGTCCAATATATATTGCAGAACCGGGAAATCACCATCGATCACCATGAAAATATCGCTCAAATTAGTGAAATAGGAATCTGAGAAAGTGGCTGTTTAATATCCCAGTGACCCAGTCCACTGATTAGCGTTGAATAGCTtacatgtaaatataataaacatacttttgttttgttttgatttttttttattttctcctatAGAATGACCTTTGTGGttcttattcttttcattttatgtaTGCCAAAAAATGCATTATTGTATTCGCCCTTGTAGGCAATGATCTAGAATCAACCCTGTCTTGAAGTGGTCAATGGATTACTCAACGCGTGTATGTACGTTTTGGAATTGAATTCAGATTCTCGTGCTAGTTGGAATCAATCATGGAAAGgaattaatctttaatcttatGGATATAATTTTAGTGGCTGTTAAATATCACAATAAAACACTGCCTTCCaaataattatatcaataaaaCATCACTactgaaaggaaagaaagcacCTCCAATTATGCATGTTCTGATGTCTTCGAAAACGAAAATGGAAAATTcaatagaaaattattattattattattatgatgtgtctatcatatattaaaaacattaaatatttaattttttaaaatatgcattatcatatattctaaaaaaatatttaatttaaacatgtttatgcttaattatattgatttgatAGAATAAATAGATTTAATTTGACTATATTTAATTATGCTGGTTTAGTTATTTTTTCCAACAAATTCAAACATAATTCATTTAAATGAGATTAGGTTGACTTGATTCTCATCgtcaaattaaactaaaatttaaattattatactttTAGTGCCTTCATCAAAATATTatcttttgtttatatgattttctgaaatctatactactaaacattaaaaagttactgtaaaaaaacattaaaaagttatttactcgttaattattttaaataaaaaataaataaattccatgcattgttattatttttattaatttatatttttctataattatagctaattaaattttatttaaaatattataaatttttttatgctaaacataataaaacacaatttataatatcaaataattttttaatgaaatgaaaaaatagataagaaatctaaatattagaatttttttataggaaGTATTAGTAAAATTAAAGTCTAGAATCcctagatttaaaaaattaaaaataaaaatttatcaagtTCATTTGCGttaaagatataaatttaagaatcaaatcaattatactaaatttaaagtaaaataaatcaatcaattaaattaatttaaaacaatttagtTGAAATAACTGAATTTGTCGCATTAACTTATTCCCattaatacatttatttattgttatcgtaaacaaaaatcatgattgaTTAGTGTAGTGCAGGAGTGGTTATAAAGTGAAAGAATAGGGCAATTGTCatgtagaaaaataatttgattaaatgaaGGTAAATTGTTTAAATCAAGTTCATGATCCAGCCCTTAGCGTGTTTGTCTCAGTCTCCACTTGTACCCGATGGTATTTTTAATTTGCCACAAATACTCttgcattttataataatattaaattatatcttaaaataaataaacaaacatttaatatttagcgtatgaaatgaaataaatctTATCCTTTTTGCGACTGGCTTAGGTTGGTGTCAGCTCTGACAATAATAAACATCATTCGTCATTAATCCGCTCTAATACAGATTTATGAATGAATCCAATAAATTAATGAGAAATTAGAAATTAGCGTGTATTTTCCTCTTTTAAATAGACACTCTCTATTCCTCATCTCATCTCTTCGctaattcaaatttcatttcgTCAATCACTCCTAACTTCTGCATTCCAAAAATGAACTCGGACACGACGTCGTATTGGTGCTACAGTTGCACGCGCTTCGTTCACATCCACGACCAGAACGACGTCGTGTGCCCCCGCTGCCATGGCGGCTTCGTCGAAAAGGTCACCGCCGGGCAATCGGCAAGGCAGGGgttccgccgccgccgccgcaaCGCCGGGAGCCACTCGCCGTTCAACCCGGTGATCGTGCTCCGTGGACCGGGGGAGGACGAGGAGAGCAGCTTTGAGTTATACTACGACGGATTCGACGGCGAGGGGCTCCGCCCGCTGCCGTCCACCATGTCGGAGTTTCTGCTCGGATCGGGATTCGACCGGTTGCTGGAGCAGGTTTCGCAGATCGAGATAAACGGCTTGGGAAGGCCGGAGAATCCGCCGGCGTCGAAGGCGGCGATAGAGTCAATGCCGACGTTGGAAATCACCGAGTCTCACGTCGCGTCGGAGACGACCTGCGCTGTGTGCAAGGAGGCCTTCGAGCTAGGCGAGTTGGCGCGTGAGATGCCGTGCAAGCACCTCTACCACTCCGATTTCATTCTTCCATGGCTCTCGATGCGAAACTCGTGTCCGGTGTGCCGCCACGAGTTGCCGTCGGAGCAAGCCGCGCCGGAAACCAGAGTCGCCGGCCAGATCGAGGAGGAGGCGGTAGGCTTGACCATATGGAGGTTGCCGGGCGGCGGATTCGCCGTCGGGAGGTTCGCCGGCGAGAGCCCTTTGCCAGTGGTGTACACGGAGATGGAGAGTGGCGGGAACTCCAACGAAGGTTCTCGAAGAATCTCTCTGGCTGTTGGAGGCGGCAGAGTTAGGGAAAGTCGTGGTGGATTTGGGAGAATTTTCCGCAATTTGTTTGGGAGAATTGGGGCTTTGACTAGAAGCCGTAGCCTTTCAACTTCACTCTTCAATAGAAGAAGAAGTACTAGAACCTGGGTCTTGGGAAATTGATTTGGATGGAGTTGGTTTTGGAAAACAAGCTTTCAATTTGAGATTCTTATTGTAAATGGGCATAGAACTGATTCGAAATGTCTTTGCATTTTGCGTTATATCAATAGATGTTTTTCTCCAGACACGATTCACCGAAGGGGACTCGAGAGAAAGATTATTCTTGCAGTAGAACATACGTTTTGGGGGAAGAACCCAGGCTTTAATTACTTGATTTGTTTAATGTTCATATAGTATGTTTTAGCCGCAAATTCTTTGATGAAAGGAGATATTGATCGTTATTATTCCAAAATTCAGCAGAACAAAAGGGAATTCCGAATCTGTGTGCCATATTCGCGGCATTCATTCTACTCTTGGAGCTAACTTTTTGCTGGTGCTGATGATTATTGGAATTATGGTCATGTTGgcctgatgatgatgatgacactTTGCATATCATGCGTTTCATCTTTCATGAATGAATTCCTTTTTTCTTCGCTTTGTTTTTTCACTCCTAATCATAGTCCTAGTTGTCAAAAGATAAAggttatttttcccttttcttaACGTTAGTCTTTTTGGCTATGATATGCTATCATATATCTATGGATGGATGTGCTGTATCCGCTAGCTGTGGGGTTCCCTAAACTCCCTGGCACTTGGCAGTGTTGTGGAATGaatccataaaaaggtttatTAACTTGGCATTGCATGCCCTGTTGATTTTTTCGATTGTAACCTTAACCGCTTTGAACTTTTCCAAAAGGACTTGGTTAAACATTTTTCACTAATCGTACTCCGGGGATTGAATTTGACAACTGTCTCGCACTTCAACCTGAGTAGTCAATTCTAAATTTTGGCACGCCTGGTTCAGGCCTTCAGCCAACTAAAGTTGAAGCTTTCTCGACCACTATCCTTTGCccttgtttttgttaataagtATTTTCCCACCTTTGACCGACAAAGcataaatctattttattttttaaacaaaaaaggcCTCACAATTACAGAAGCATTTAGAATGGGAATATTAACAACTTATTACATGATGGAAGATCACTTCAAACCTTCAAATCTTTCAGCACTGCCATTAcctttgaattttaaatattagagaACTGTCAGACTAACCCTAAACTAGTTGACTTTTGAAACTCATTTATAATATTAGAAGATAGTTTATTGAATGTAccaaaaaacaagagagaaaaaaaaatcctaatattATATCGACTAGTTGGCAAAATATTGGATGTCCTCTGCTCCGTTGGACCAAGTCAACGTCGATGGGGGCGGCCAGGGGAATCCTGAATTCGTTAGTTGTGGCGAAATCCTACATGGTAATAACGGGAGGGGAATGAATCttctaatgtattttttttttcttttcccaaaGAAATGTATATATGGATGGACCCATGGTGTTTGTCGATGATGGTTAGGAGAAAGTAGTTCTAACTTTTAATATCCTCCAAAACCAGCTACATTCGAGCTACGATTTTCATCAAGTATCCAATGACTttgaagaaatatatataaaaaaaaaacttaaggtTTTATGAGCAATTAAAAGAAATCTAGACTATTTTTAAAGTTATAGtgttaaaaaattgattgtatGATAAGTGTGACACGTATTTGAAGTCAAAGTTACTTGTTTTGAATTAGTTTCTATAGATtttgttaagattaattaaatttttagtttttaaatttttatttgattagttAAAgtctcttaacttttttttattattattaaagtttcTAATCCTTAAACCTTTATTTGATTGGTCAATCTCTCTCAACTTTTTTTCATTAACGATTTTAGTCtcaaaaatttttaaaaatttaattttaagtccttgaaatgttattaaaaaataaaaataatagattcaaacttttgtttaaggactaaaaattaaaatttttaaaaattttgggactaaagttaatttttaaaaaaatttaaagactaaaaacttaattaaccatTTTCTGAATTACTTAATATTCCATGCATAGAGGCATGCGTCAAATTTTGGCTGGAaagttatttgttttatattacttgtcaAGTTGTTAAGAATTAGCCATTTTGTATATTTGCCAAAAATATGGTCTAAACATATAATTAAGGTTGGTTATGAGACATCCAAACTCTTTTAAAAAGCTTATTAAGCTTATAGTTAGACTATTGGCAGAAAGAGAATAAGTATGTGAATTCTGTCATTTCTTTTACCATAAGGCGCTTGCCACTTTATTGCATGTTGTTATATTGTTATTCTTTtccatttatattataaaattgctTATGAGACAcccaaactattttaaaaaacatatcaaGCTTATAGTTACGACTATTGACAGAAAGATAATTAAGTATGTAAATTCTGTCATTTCTTTTATCATAAGGTACTTGCCACTTTGTTGTATGTTGTTACattcttattctttttcatttatattaatgattaaatAGTAAGTTCTCATCGTAATGTTTTAAATGAAGATTATACTGTGAACTCAAACCTCAAAGTGGACCTTCCTAATTTTCTCAAATTGATTCACTATGAAATggcaaaaaatacaaaacacaCTGCCCTAGCTCATTTTTTGGTGAGTCGATAAATAGTCAAAAAATACAAAACCTTTCAATTTTTAATGGAGCTAGGAGTAGAGCTAGGTATATGAAGCAAGCTTTGTGGATGACCTATTTAGCTCGGAGTTCCAATTCACACGGACTACTATGAAACGTAACTAGATGGGAGAGTCTTTTCAGCTCCGTCCGTATAACTTATAGGTTAATGAGTTTGGTTTCCGAGCCAATAGCCTAATccattataataataaagataaataatcgtttttgtctcttaatttgtaatttattgacaaatgtatttctgaaagatgaaaatacaaaatttagttccCAAACGTGTAAAAAGTGCGATAAATATATTCTATCGTTAACTTTCGTCTGTCACCCGTTAATAAAGTCACTTACGTGATACAGAAagacaaatttgtcactgaaatgattgccAACATGAATTGTCAGCATAAcaacatatttgtcataatatttttttgactttttgtttttGACTCCGCTGACAATGCGTccctgaaagataaaaatacaaaatgtagtctctgaaagtataaaaagtatgataaatatatccagacattaataatagattgtaatttattattatcattattattatatgtttgtAATTTACTGTTATTCGTTTAGTACTTACgcaatatatttttgaattatcttttaatatatatattattattattttgatttcctcgtcaaaccttaatctttattattaaaaaaactttatcttatattttataattttatcaaatttctgctaaatttctcacttttaatctttaaaattattctatatcCCAATTCCAACTTAAGTActctaatatttaaaatgaaattaatatgtgAGTAGAAAAAACATAACGAGCGACatgaccaaatttatttatttatttttaaaaaataat contains the following coding sequences:
- the LOC114387054 gene encoding uncharacterized protein LOC114387054 isoform X2, which encodes MTFFLTAPKSSMHLSVANFLFPTSLKDYSLLEVETCLKALEALEITRMNFLALVKQFQNSVPSIHTYSCLRVKLT
- the LOC114388578 gene encoding E3 ubiquitin-protein ligase RDUF2-like, whose product is MNSDTTSYWCYSCTRFVHIHDQNDVVCPRCHGGFVEKVTAGQSARQGFRRRRRNAGSHSPFNPVIVLRGPGEDEESSFELYYDGFDGEGLRPLPSTMSEFLLGSGFDRLLEQVSQIEINGLGRPENPPASKAAIESMPTLEITESHVASETTCAVCKEAFELGELAREMPCKHLYHSDFILPWLSMRNSCPVCRHELPSEQAAPETRVAGQIEEEAVGLTIWRLPGGGFAVGRFAGESPLPVVYTEMESGGNSNEGSRRISLAVGGGRVRESRGGFGRIFRNLFGRIGALTRSRSLSTSLFNRRRSTRTWVLGN